In one Amaranthus tricolor cultivar Red isolate AtriRed21 chromosome 8, ASM2621246v1, whole genome shotgun sequence genomic region, the following are encoded:
- the LOC130821024 gene encoding protein S-acyltransferase 8-like, producing the protein MAKRVYQAWKGSNIFLCSGRLIFGPDARSLIVSIVLILVPAIIFCTFVARNLLHRFSSYNAGYAILVVAIVFTIYVLVLLLFTSSRDPGIIPRNSHPPEEEFCYESSDAGGRPTPSLQFPRTKEVLVNGIPVKVKYCETCMLYRPPRCSHCSICNNCVEKFDHHCPWVGQCIGMRNYRFFFMFVSSATLLCIYVFVLSALYIKFLVDEHHNVLKAIKASPASVVLMAYCFIALWFVGGLTGFHLYLISTNQTTYENFRYRADNRRNAFDRGCIPNFLEVFCSKIQPSKNKFRAFIQEEPPRTPMRPMPEVVEVSGDDRRAKVEDDLEIGDDILKLSQRRDFYRVEDLKRRGSDGLPRESAESDYNLSSDLQPSLSQLETHQSRRTASFGASPHILAFNSIVSDSKKV; encoded by the exons ATGGCTAAGCGAGTTTATCAAGCTTGGAAGGGAAGCaat ATATTTTTATGCAGTGGAAGGCTGATATTTGGACCGGATGCTAGATCCCTTATAGTGTCTATAGTACTTATACTAGTTCCTGCAATTATCTTTTGTACTTTTGTAGCACGAAATCTTCTCCATAGGTTCTCTTCATATAATGCTGGATATGCAATTTTGGTGGTAGCCATTGTCTTCACTATTTAT GTATTGGTACTTCTTTTATTTACTTCATCACGTGATCCAGGCATCATTCCCCGCAACTCACATCCACCTGAGGAAGAATTCTGCTATGAGTCTTCTGATGCTGGTGGTAGGCCAACACCAAGTTTGCAGTTCCCACGCACCAAAGAGGTCCTTGTTAATGGTATCCCCGTCAAGGTGAAATACTGTGAAACATGCATGTTATATCGTCCACCTCGGTGTTCTCATTGCTCTATATGCAACAATTGTGTGGAGAAATTTGATCATCATTGTCCTTGGGTTGGGCAATGTATTGGAATG CGCAACTATCGTTTCTTCTTTATGTTCGTTTCATCTGCAACCCTTCTTTGCATCTACGTATTTGTGTTGTCGGCTTTGTACATAAAGTTTCTCGTGGATGAGCATCACAATGTATTGAAGGCCATCAAAGCATCACCAGCTTCAGTGGTATTGATGGCTTACTGCTTTATTGCATTATGGTTTGTGGGGGGTCTCACTGGCTTCCATTTATATTTGATAAGCACAAATCAG ACCACATACGAAAACTTTAGATACAGAGCTGACAATAGGCGTAATGCTTTCGATCGTGGTTGCATTCCCAACTTCCTCGAAGTATTTTGCAGTAAGATTCAGCCTTCAAAGAACAAATTCCGTGCATTTATACAAGAAGAGCCGCCAAGGACACCCATGAGACCTATGCCAGAGGTGGTTGAAGTATCTGGTGACGATAGGCGAGCTAAAGTCGAAGATGATCTAGAAATTGGTGACGATATTCTAAAATTATCTCAACGCCGTGACTTTTATAGGGTCGAGGATCTCAAAAGAAGAGGCAGCGATGGATTACCCCGTGAATCTGCTGAATCTGATTATAATCTGAGCTCGGACTTGCAACCTTCATTGAGTCAGTTAGAGACACATCAATCTCGGAGGACTGCGAGTTTTGGGGCATCACCACATATTCTTGCCTTCAATTCCATAGTCTCGGATAGCAAAAAAGTTTGA
- the LOC130821623 gene encoding uncharacterized protein LOC130821623 codes for MKLWERVIEKRIRRETVIRENQFGFMSRRSTPRQSIFEETDGKGSALSPFIFTVIMEEISKSTWKTVPWCILFAVNIVLFTETKEEANSKLEEVAGKGLRISHTKTEYLRCNFSETESIGKPEMTIEGEVVACTSKFKYIGIGDSK; via the exons atgaaactgtgggaaagagtgatcgAGAAAAGAATTAGACGAGAGACAgtaattagagagaaccaattcggatTCATGTCAAGAAGATCAACCCCGAGGCAATCCAtctttgaggagactgatggaaaa ggatcagctctaagtcctttcatttttacggtcATTATGGAGGAAATCTCTAAATCCACCTGGAAAACTGTACCATGGTGCATACTTTTCGCTGTCAATATAGTTTTGTTCACAGAAACCAAGGAGGAggctaatagtaaattggaaga aGTAGCGGGTAAGGGGTTGCGCATAAGCCATACGAAGACAGAGTACTTGCGATGCAATTTCAGTGAGACAGAATCGATAGGAAAGCCAGAGATGACCATAGAGGGAGAAGTTGTTGCTTGTacgtccaagttcaaatataTTGGGATCGGTGATTCaaagtaa
- the LOC130821621 gene encoding uncharacterized protein LOC130821621, with the protein MACTEEEDRTHKKERYKEEKRATKKAIAELEKARSRQKKDLGTVKFIKDEGRRVLFRQEDIKMRWHQYFSQLLSETRRLKKEIRQTSDFQRTQDHGSIIDITTAEVGEALKKWEGSKAVGLDNIPFEVWRGLGEEGIH; encoded by the exons ATGGCTTGCACGGAGGAGGAGGATAGGACACATAAGAAGGAGAGGTATAAAGAAGAAAAACGGGCGACAAAGAAAGCAATAGCGGAG ttggaAAAAGCAAGATCTAGGCAAAAGAAGGACTTAGGAACAGTGAAGTTCATTAAGGATGAAGGTAGACGAGTACTCTTTAGACAAGAGGATATCAAGATGAGATGGCATCAATATTTTTCCCAACTACTCAGTGAGACTAGGCGTCTAAAGAAGGAAATTCGACAAACCTCAGACTTCCAAAGAACACAAGATCATGGGTCGATTATAGATATTACCACGGCggaagtaggagaagctctcaaaaaatGGGAAGGATCAAAGGCAGTTGGTCTTGATAACATTCCGtttgaggtgtggaggggtttaggagagGAGGGAATTCATTAg